The sequence GTGACAATgctataaagtattttaatgtCAGTAACAATATACACTATGAAGTGCACTTCTATTACAAATTAACATGGTGATATACAAATGAACACCACCACCCAAAACAAACCATAAATGAGCAACagttaaaacattaaatttataaatagcaaaaccacaaaataaagtatatacattttatagattTACCCTTGAACAAATATATAGTGTATCtgggaaagacaaaaaaaaaaatgtgttttatcaCATAACATCTGAATACCAGAAATGAAGATATTGATAATATTCTAAAAGCCTTGTAGGCTTTCTCCCACTTAATAGTCCCTTAACTGTACGTCCTTTAAAACAGTGATATTAGCAAAACTATCACCTCTTTAATGCAATGTTTTGACTTTGCCTAGCAGGTTACAATGACCCGCAGAATATTAAATCAGAGAAGAGGCACTCCATGTTTAATCATGGGACAAGAGACCTAACAAATTTATAAACCTGCATATGAAGAGAGCTTTAGTCAAACATAAACTGACATGAAAACCCAACCAAAACAATTACTGTATCAAAATGTCTTTATCTCATCTTGCCCACCTTTTATATGATTGGAAATCATTTACTTAGAAAGAAAACTGCCGTTTGATTTGAATGTACTGTTTCATGACATAGTAATAAATCTGAACTTTTACTACCAGAAAAATTTATCTTTAAGTGCCAGGACTATCACAAGACAAACTTTATGAACAactcaaaatgtataaaactgtCTTTTGTGGACCCCAGAAAACAAGCATTTGAGACTCAACATGAATGGGTAAATGCTCCAGTACCGTGCACACAGATCAACATAATTGAGAACAGATGTTTTACACTCAtctgcatttcttttaaaaaacaaaaaaagtaaaatgtttagtAACTTTTGAGAATCTATTTCTAGTGCAGCATTGATTAAGGACTGCTTAAAGAAAACTATTTCGTACTGCATTGAATAAAGCTGAAATGCAAACTCATTACAATAAATGATCATTAATAATTGGTTTAGATTTCAGGATgcacaataaattttttttaagtctaaagCCTTTCagttacaaaaattaagtcaagccTATATTTCTACAATTCATTGAGTCAAGCTCTGTCTTCTGAAACACCACAGTTAACATTctagaatataaaatatgaattcaCTTACTCTCTGTATTTTAAAGGGTACTCCTTATAAAATTCCAGTTAGCACTGTCCTCCTACTAAAGGGAAAAGGAACCAAGTAAAACAGTAGGGTTTCATTTGGTACTTAAGAGCCCAGTAATACCCTTTTGGGAAACACATGCTTTGGTGCTTACAAGTTCAAGAAAATCAAAATTGCTTTACATGCAATAGCTAATTATGGTCTACCACAGAAAACAGGGTGTTTTATGCATTTAGAATTGTTCACATGAAGCCCTGAGGTACCTGCCTTTCATTTAGGCAAGAAACAGCCTCCCCTGATTTTGTAGTCTTTGTCACCATCTTCCCCAGTGCCCCAAATTCAGAATAGTCTGATTAACAATCTTGTCTGGAGATATGGTCAATTTAATAAGATTTTTTATGATACAGAGTGTGCAGATCATCTAATTTTGAAGCACCGTCATCTAGCGGAGTTTCACTTGCAGTGCCCAGGTCTCCATTTTCATGTGTGTCAGTTACTGCCTTCTTATTAAATcctgaaagaaaggagaaaaataaagcagatacTTTCTGGTTTAAAAAGTTAGttttggtcaggtgcagtggctcacgcctgtaatcccagcactttgagaggccaaggtgggtagataaCCGGAggttaggggttcgagaccagcctggccaatgtggtgaaaccccgtctctattaaaaatacaaaaattagccgggcagggtggcacatgcctgtaatcccagctatttgggagactgaggccggagaatcacttgaagccaggaagcagaggttgcagtgagctgagatcgtaccactgcactccagcctgggcgacagagtgaaactctgtctcaattaaaaaaattaaaaaaaaaaaagttagttgtATAAGTTTATTGAGTGAAAAACAAAGGAATGCCCACTGTAATTAACATTAGTAATCTGAGGCAAAAATAATGCCTTATATTAATCAAATCAGTAATTCCTAACAGGGGAATTCTTCCCCCTTATGGCAGGTATCAAATATTGTAcagatttaaaaatactatattggGCTTACGTAAAAATTGTATTGTTTCCTATcaagttttctttcccttttttttttttttttttttctgagacagggtctcactctattgcccaggctggattgcagtggcatgattacagctcactgctgccttgacctcctaggctcaagcaatcctcccacctcagcctcctgagtagctggagctacaagcatgtgccaccatgtccggctatattttaaaaatctttttgaagagacagggttcactatggtgcccaggttggtaactcctggcctcaagcgatcctcctaccttggcctcccaaagtgctggaattacaggcatgagccaccatcaaGCTGTCTGTAAGACTTAGAAGTAATACATATAATTGTAAAATTCAGTCAATTCTACTTACATAAATATCTACTGAActgtgaattatatttttatttttcattgttgctTTCAGATTACATTAACTTCAGTTAACTGAGGCATATACTAGTTAATTGCTTAAAATGTAATTTGTTGGCAAGATGATGTcagctaaaatttaaaatgaattctgatcatctataaaataaataataggcttataaataaataagtgttgaCTATATCACCTATTTAGGTGATATATAGATCTATAAAGTATAGACATGTGTGAAACAATAACCAATAGATACTTTTTTTAAGTGAGTCAGTTaaaagatatatacacacaaatttttagttatttgagtcaCATTTTAAGTGTCTGCAATTTGCATAAGTGACAGAGAAAACTTCTAGCCTCAGttacaaaaaaaggaagagacaggCCTTCTAATCCcgacagaaaacaacaaaaagtgtGAAATACAATGAAACCATATGGAGAGCAGCCCAACAGTGTAAGGTTTTGACATACTGCCACAATAGTTTTGCTCAAGATGCACAGTGAAAACAATAACTGCTACTGCTATCTTTGTGCAAACAGTTTACAACACACAAGTTTATCAAAAGTGCAACAGTTTATCAGTTCACCATAAAACTCCatgccaggagttcaacattTTGGTCTCAGGAGGCCTTTATACTAAGCATTGAGGACTCCAAGAAGCTTCTGTTTATGTGGATTGTAGCTACTGCTGTTTCCCATATTGGTaagtaaaactgaaaaatctaaaaaaaaattcatttctttgttaaaaatgacaataaatccagaatgttaatataaataacatttctctaatgacaaacAACTCTATGttccaaacaaaaaaattctagttAGAAGAGTAgcattattttacaattttacaaATCTCTTCAATGGCTTTATAGATGATAGCTGTTTTCATATATCTGCTTCCATTCAATCTGTTACAAGTATATGAAGAAAGTTCAGCCTCATACAGATATGTAGTTGCTAAATGGAAagtattttaatagccttttcagataacTGTCAGTATTGTTCTCTGATATTATACAAAAATTTGACAATGTGGAATTTGAAACCTTATCAGTGAACTTTTCACACTCTGTTATATTAAAATCCATTTGCCTATCTTGCATTTTGAATGGATCTTTTCCCATGCAAAATTTTATAACATCATTTACTGGTGATTTGAAAAATATTGGACCATGAAGTTATGTAACAATTCCAAAAGTTGACACATTTCACTTTACTGTATCAAAAAATCACATTCATTAATATCATCATCAATCTCATCAGAAAAGCTTAAGTGTCAGGAAGCTGTCAAGCTCATGGTGATCAACGTATGTTTTACAAAGTTCTAACTTTCACTTGAGAGCTCACATTTTATCACTGGCAATAAATATTATCAGTTGTCTTTCCTGAAGTGAtggactttgttcatttttaagaaaatggctTCCAAATAGTCCAAAAACCCATACTTTGTTAGTCATTCATTCAAgtaaaaattgtcttccatgaagaAAAATGGCTAGTTCAGTCACTTATGTACTTTCCCTTGAAACCAGCATCTTTGTTCAGTATGCAGAGTAAGTGCTTTACGCATACTTTCCatctcatcacaaagaatattaaaaagacaggTACTCAAaggtcaatatttaaaaattaactgttaCTGCCATTTCATCAAAgatatttttaagcaaaattggtatcttcttcttcttcttttactaTGAATGGATGGCAAGGAAGAAAACAATGATTACTAGTACAGTTACTAATATTAGCAACACTGCCTTGATTAGTGCTAAGGCACCAGCAGTTTTACCCCAACTGCTTTTGCATCAACCAGATACCATCAGTGCAAATATCAACAtagcaaaaaaagacaaatgatgtcttagtattattatgaaaagcTTTGACCTCATGAACTCTGCTAAAATATCTCAGAGACCCTCAGAGATCCACAGATCACAATTTGAGGACCACTGCTCTATGTAAAAGGAAGTGCTAgagtttttccttaaaatatgtgTAAATGATAGCAAAGAAACTAAACCAAACATCCCCAAGATAATATAAGTTGATTCTAATAGCAATCATAAGGCGACACTATACTTCATACTTATTCATAATTAGCTTAAAATTCATTGTGAGAGATGAATTTGCCTCAAGACAGAAACAATGTAGTCTACAAGATAGATCTACTCAAAATAGTATGTTGGTCTTTGTTTCAGAGtctagaaaaaattttatttatttttcaaggatCACTTGCAGTAGAGTAACTGGTAATGTACTTGTCTTAACAGTCCAAGATGAGTATAGAAGAACATATATGGTAAATAAACTGTTAGCATAGtatacaataaaacaataaacaaggGAAAGCTCTTCATTCCTTTGATTTCCTCACAAAACAGTTTTACTGAAGAAATTTTGAGGCCttcacattttaaacatttaataataatgaatatgttaataataatttttagagtGATTTTTACCTTGTAATACTTTGATTTCCCCACTTGGGTCTTTGCAACTAGCACCAGGGTTACCACCTCCTTCTAACTCATCAAGGTACAAACGGTAACGATGTCCACTCTCATCTTCATACTCTACGTTTTCATCATCAGAATCCACTTCAGGAGCCACATAAACTACTTCAAATTCAATCTCTCCTCTCTAAAAcaggaaatgaaaatgagaaagtcAAGTTATTgtaattgtaatttaaaaaggaCTTCCAAATTCTTTGTGGGAAGGCTTAGGGGTAGAGAGATCTAAGAGATAGCTGatttccagaaaataaataataaaattctagAATCTAAAGAGGTAGTGAGGCCATCATGTCTAGATCAGCCTCGTGAATCCTCTCTACAGTTCCTTTAAACATTATAGTAGCTCTTTCTACTGACCATAGTCTTTTTGCTAATAGATCTAAAATTTAAGAGGATGCTTAATTATTAAATTCATAGAATTTTGGAACAAGTATTCAGTTTTAAAGTTATTTGCTACTTTGTACTGCACACAGCAATTCAGCAAATACATCTAAATAGTCAGATATTAAATAAGGATATCATACAAACCTTTCCTTAACTAATTCAAGAAACCCCTACAaaatgatttttgtacactgcCATAAGGACATCATATAAATCTTTCCTTAACTAATTCAAGAAACTCCTACAaaatgattttttgtttcttattcaaTAGGTCTTGAGTAAGAACTTACACTGAGTACCAGACATAGACATAGTGTTAATCAAGGTATTCTGTCTCATACTAATAGTaattactatatttatatatttactataaattATAGCCTTCAATCCTCAGAATAATCCTATTATAGTCTCTTTTACATGAACGAGAAAGCTGAGTGAGTCCTGGAGAAAGCAGATAACTTTCCCTACATAATgaacaagaataaagaaaaacaaaagtctgACTCTGAAGTCCTTAATCTTTATATTATGCTAGACTAACTATAATATTTGTACTGTCATTCTTTAACAATGAAACATTCAAGTAAAAAGTTACAGatcatgccaggcacagtggcttacacctgtaatcccagcactttgggaggctgaggcaggtggatcgcttgagctcaggaattcgagaccagcctgggcaacatggcaaaacccatctctacaaaaaaaaaaaaaaaaaattagctggccatggtggcaggcatctgtagtcttggctacttggggggctgagatcGGAGGAtctgtttgagcctgggaggttgaggctgcagtgatctgtgattgtgccactgcgctccagcctgggtgacagagtgagatcctggctccaaaaacgaaaaaaaaagttacagatcattttatgttaaaagaaaaaattccaagCTATAATTGTCATTTAATAAGAGACTCCAACCACTACATATAAGTGTGGTGTTGGCAATTCTGAAAATTATGGCTTGCCTTTGCTCAAAAGAAAACACGCCATTTTTGACTGCTACTCACTAAGTTAGTCTCTTTGGTGCTCTTCTTTCCCAGCAGTTTAAGGTTATACCTCAGAATTTTAATATGTGCTTAGTTAGCATTTCCTTAAAACTTATGACTGCCCATGGATAGCTCCTTCACCAGTTATCCCACTCTTTTGCTACTGGATGACAGTCAAGATGGATTGATAAAACACTAACTTAAGAGAATAGCATAGCATTCTTAGATCTCTCTTGTCAgctaatgctttaaaaataccattttgcAGAAAGAGACCGATGATGCAGTGGTCTTCAGCAAAGTTTTAGATGACAGAATTAGATCTGTGAGTAGCTGTCATGGAGACACAGATTTCAGGCTTAATATGAGAAAAAGCTTTCTAAAAATCAGTACTGTATaacaatggaatggactggttgATATCAGCAAGTCTTCCCTGTAATATAATTATTGAAGTAGTGATGTTGCAAAGATTTATGCATCATATAGAATTGAACCAATGAACTATATTCACTTTCAACTCTGAGATTCAATTCTACAGAGGCATACCACACTGATAATCCAAGAAACATCTCAATGTACTACCAATGCCTCTAATTCCCTCAACTCTATtcttgaaagaaataaacaaaataaaacaacattttaagtATAACTGTACGACAAATATGACTCCTGAATATGAATCTCAATTCTATAATTTATTTGCTCGGCAACTTTGAGTAAATTCTTTCATCTCTAAGAACTTTAGTTTACTCATTTTAAGAAAGAGAGTTGGGCTAGATAGTTTCTATGTGTGATTTCAATTTTAATATTCCATGACTAAAATCAGTCTACTTCTAGCACTGTCTTTTCTGTAATACCTTATATATAGTGTTCTAGGCATTAAGGATGTTTTTTCAGTCTCAGGTCCTGTTCTGAgtactttatatgtattaacatACTTAATCCTCACAGCTTTCTTTCAATCCCTCCCACACAGGTGAGGACACTGAGGGACAGAGgacttaagtaacttgctcaaagttatGAAGTAAACAAAATGGAATGGTCCATTTTCAGTAAATCTGACTGAATGTCATCTATAAAAGCATTAAATCAAAGGAAACAAGAACTATGTGTAAACACTTTACTACTTTAGAAACTTCGTAGGGAAGTATACAGTGTTCAATAGATTCATAACCAATTGATAGATCCAGTTCTAATTATATGAAGGGAATTTACCTGCTGAGAAAGAATGGTTACAGCTTCTTTATGCTTTGTGTCCCTTAGGTTAACTCCGTTGACTGCCAAAATAGCATCCCCAACGTGCAGCCCTCCACATCTATCAGCAGGTTGCCCCGGATGGATCTCAGAGATGAGGATTGGAACACCATGTTCTTTCCCaccctaacaacaacaacaaagggtAGTAAATTAAAGTATTCTTTGTAAGGTACAGTTACCGATTAATctagagataaaatattttcttaaaaatatatttcattacacaCCTATGCTGTCTCTATTTATGCTGGGTAAGTTTTTATTTGCTACTTaagtaatggcaaaaattatCAAAGAGTATTGAACAGAAATTGGCTAAattcttaaattataaaaaacttATGTGTTAGTACTCCATAGCACCATTACATTTTATCAAGTCTAAATCACTACGAATGACAAGACCAATTATTTTAGGtgccacaaaaataattttaagattataagataaatttcaatttcagagaagttaaaatatgaaaatatatgcaatgtagaattgaaaaaatgcagtatttggtACCTATCACTCTCTAGCTTATATCATTGTtgcgtgtgtgtgggtgtgtgtgtgtgtgtcttatttGTCCTGCTAAAATGTATGCTCTTCGAAGGCAGCATATTAAAAAAGGTAAGTATTCAAGAAATATAGATTAGATGAGCTTTTTATTATAAGAAACATTTCTACATTAAGCAAtactaaaaaaacaaatgaacttgCTCAATGCCTAAGTATtaccaaatgaaaattaaagccaCCTTATTCATTAAAGCACTGAGACGACAACAAAATGACTCCTAAAGGCAtcgaatttaaaaaaagaatatataacatTTAGACCCAAGAGCCAGTGAAATCTCACAGCTAAtaaatgaggcaagagaaagatacACATACTCCGAGAGAGAACAATACAATCTGAAGCCATTTAACATAGAAGAAAACAGCCATATATATTTCCAAGGGCTCCTGGAGGCGTCACAGTATATGGCACAGAACTATTAAGTgaatcataataaaaatgttaaactatGCTTACTAAAGGTACACTTAATAGTTGCTaggaatatttatttcttaaaaaaatatttacacaaaagcaaacatttatcCCCATGGggataaattttaattatttaaaaaatatatccagaatatcTGTTCCCCAGTGATGTCCAACAAAGAAGCATGATTATACTAGATAACTGCAGAAAATGATACTGGAAGCACTACTTCTTACTGTAATTGAAATGCCAAGGCCTTCGTGATCTTCCTTAAGGAGGAGAACTTTTCTAATTGGACCAACACCTTGGCTTTTCTTTAGGGAATCTTGATCCTTAttgggaggaaaaaagaagaaaaagtagtatCATTTAAATAGCATACCAAATAGAGTAAACTCATACTATATAACTTGCTTTCAGAAATCTGTATTAACTTCCTGGAATGGATAAACAGTATAGGGTTAAGAAAGTAacagataaaatggaaaaatgaaaatagctaTTCTGTTGATGCAAAATTTATAGATGATGTTCTCACACTTTTGccaataatgtttaaaatattgatacatttctttttaaattgtagggcattataaaagaaattatttccagGAATTAATTGAGGAACAAatatcctcaaaaaataaaagtgtctaTCTTCACTGGATATCTTTAAGGTATACATTCATTTTAGCTGAGTTGTAGAGttgaaaaacaaatttccagTTGGACCATTAATTACTTATACATTCCTTGGTGCTCTGGAGTCTACCTCTTAAATAAAGGGCCTTGATCTACTAATAATCTTTTCTCTGGTACCCTTACTCTTTCTGTCTCTACTAAGCTGTTTTCCTACTCAGCAGATAAATGAATCACAAGCCTCTTccagttttaaaatactgatcATGTGCAaacgcaaaacaaaacaaaaaacctttcaatcCTTCACTATCTTCCTTAGCAACTATCATCCTCCCCCTTTCCTTAACCTTCACACGAAGTTCATCCTCATCATATCTACTTCCTTGCCCTCACATTCAGTCCTCTGGTCTCTGTAATTAGAGTTTTGCCCCTACATGCAcaactggaattttcttttctgtggtcACCAGTAATCAATATTGTTACACACAATTAACACTTTTTGTCACTACCCTACTTCAAACTTGCAGAAAGTTGATGCTGTTCACCAACCCCTCCTTGAAACCCACTCTTTCCGTTGGTTTTTATTACACTACTTTCCTAGATGGCCTGTATCTGACAGCTCCATCCCAGGCTCCTTCCTTTAGTGAtccttttccttctcccactCCATAAGTTTCTATCCTTGGCCTCCTATTCTTTTTActacatatatactttatatatacatatatacttggAACTGGCTTAATCAGTTCCAAGGTTTCAAGTATAATAGAAGGATAGTTTCCCTGATATTTCTTCAAATCAGATTTCTCTCCTGAAATCCAGAGTCATATATCCAATTGGATGTATCTTGGACATCCCATTGTCCCCTCAAACACTACTTGTCTAAAACTGATCTCATCATCTTTTCCCCaaatccttccttttcttctattttccttcCCAGTGAATGCCAGATCTCACTCAGTTGCTCAAACTAAAAGCCCAGACTCTTCTTTTTCACTATTTAACCAAAAGCAGTTAGTCACCAATCAAACCCTCCTGATTATAATCCTCTCAAATCTGTCCTTCTTCTCAAATGCCACTTCTCCTGTCCTCATCACTTTCTCCTTGGATGACCATAGTATCTTTCTAATATATCTCCTTGACTCCAACTTGGTCCTTTTCACTACAccaaaataactattaaaaaatgtaaattttatgaattctgccattttatttaaaacttccaTGATTATCAGGTTAAAGTTAAAATTCCTCTATTtagtataaaataatttctataatcCAGCCACTACCTAAAACCCCAACCTCATATTTAGCTAATTTAACAAGCATGCTTTTATCAGACACATCTGATACAAACTACTTTGTCTTCCTCCTAACCACTCCATTTCCCAAATCTACTGGACCTAGAAGTTAATGGGGACCACCAGTGTCCTAGAAAACAATGGCATAAGTGCTTATCGCTATCCCCACTTCTCTTCCACCAACTCTATGTAGATACCAATTCTTCTTACAAAAATCTTTGCAGAGGCAACAGACTATTTTACTATTTAAGGTCATACATTATCTGGTACTAAGATGTGTGAACCCTCGGGAGACATGCTTTCATATATTAAGGTCTATATTATCAAGCAGCTGTtatgataaaattcaataaagaTTTATCCAGATAGAAGCTTTTATATAATGGTGGCTACAGAAGCAGACAACTGGCTACAGATCTCAAATTCCATCTTAATCCAAGACCAAACAGGTGTAAATGTTAGTTCAGAATCTACATTTGGATTCAGTTACTAAAAGTTCCCTTAAAGAACTACCccaaaatatttgccaaattatCAATATGACCACACACTCTAAGCTaagattaaaacaaatttaagcaTGCCCAATCATGATCCAGGAAAAACTGGAAATATGATCCAACATACTAGCAATATGCATTTGCTAACAATGGCTCACTGTCTGCAGCACTCTCAGGGCATTAGTAAGTCTGTGAAGAGCTACTAAAATTTCTATGGGTGTTGAAACTTCATCTACTTTGAATAAGTTGAATCccattttcacttttaaataaagGTTTCAAACAATACtagaataaaggaaagaatggaaagcaactttgattaaagaaagaaagaagaggctgGGTGGGAAGCAGCAGCAAAGCAAACATACATGGCCTGGTGGTGCTTGCATTGGTCGTTTCAAGTCATTACGTCCTCTGCAGGCTCGGATCACAGTTTTGTGACGATGCAAATGTATTTCAGCTTCTAATTGGTTCCAAAGCTTATCATGAGCAGGTCCCTTCATATCTCGTCCTAGCAATTGTATTTGTTGGACCCTTCATAGTGGGAAAAGAGTACATTGATTTTTCATTATATTCACTATAGTGAGAATTCAGGAAAATTACTGAACATAAGTAGCTTTTGCATGAATCTCAAATTAGTGATAAAACTAATACTCAGGAACTTCTTGATGTCTCTCAGatataaaaaaatatgaaaactgaaaAGAACAGGTATCTTCAAGGGAAAAActagtaaaaaaatttttttaaaggaattaatGTGAACTCCTTTAGTCATATACTTAATtcaaataaatctaaaaaaacaATTTATGAGATTAATGTCAATCTGTTTTATGTCTTGCGTGCAAAGTCACTGAACTCAGATACTATTAAATGTTAGCTTTTAGATGAGATTAATggacaaaaatatttcttctaattaGAGTTTCTTTTcacaaaatgattattttaaatgtggTTAAAAGTTACTAGAACcaaccagggcaacatggcaaaaccttaaaAACAATTAACCAGGGATGGTGGCGTGCCTgtcgtctcagctacttggaaggctgaggtgggaggatcacttgagcctgaaaggtggacgctgcagtgagccaacattgcaccactgcactccaacctgagcgacagagtgagaccccatctcacaaaattaaaaaaaaaaaaaaaaaaaagttactagaaAATTTGTACTTCAAgatgatataaattattttttctttgttccatGTTTTTAATGTGACATTAAAAGAATATGCACAAAATGATTTAGTACTAATGGTAAGTCACCAAAGTTTGTTAATAATTTACTTAATAAATACAAGCAGAATTCTGTGTATGATTATGATAAAAATCATTGTCATTAACTAAATACCAACATGTTTTTTTGAAGGGCAGGAAAGACTGGGTTTCAGTGATCATAAAAAGAATTCCTTATGGAAGTTCTGCTATGCATGTGAATATCGGCTGTACTGGTCTCAAGgcacaaaataattgaaaagtgCTGCTCTACAGAGTTGTTAGCATTTCACAGTAAGATACTatcagtgtttgtgtgtgtaaactAAACATATTTAGTATGGATAAATAGATCTGCAATACATAATGCTGTCAGTATTAATTTAACAACAGTAAGTTAAAACCAACTGTAAAATAATTCTGAGGAAAAAGATTAATGCTTCATTTACCATAAGAAAAAAGagtcggccaggtgcagtggctcatgcctgtaatcccagcactttgggaggccgaggtggatggatcacaaggtcaggagtttgagaccagcctggccaacatggtgaaactccatctctactaaaaatacaaaatttagc is a genomic window of Pongo pygmaeus isolate AG05252 chromosome 5, NHGRI_mPonPyg2-v2.0_pri, whole genome shotgun sequence containing:
- the GOPC gene encoding Golgi-associated PDZ and coiled-coil motif-containing protein isoform X1, giving the protein MAAGGPCPAAAGGGPGGASCSVGAPGGVSMFRWLEVLEKEFDKAFVDVDLLLGEIDPDQADITYEGRQKMTSLSSCFAQLCHKAQSVSQINHKLEAQLVDLKSELTETQAEKVVLEKEVHDQLLQLHSIQLQLHAKTGQSVDSGTIKAKLSGPSVEELERELEANKKEKMKEAQLEAEVKLLRKENEALRRHIAVLQAEVYGARLAAKYLDKELAGRVQQIQLLGRDMKGPAHDKLWNQLEAEIHLHRHKTVIRACRGRNDLKRPMQAPPGHDQDSLKKSQGVGPIRKVLLLKEDHEGLGISITGGKEHGVPILISEIHPGQPADRCGGLHVGDAILAVNGVNLRDTKHKEAVTILSQQRGEIEFEVVYVAPEVDSDDENVEYEDESGHRYRLYLDELEGGGNPGASCKDPSGEIKVLQGFNKKAVTDTHENGDLGTASETPLDDGASKLDDLHTLYHKKSY
- the GOPC gene encoding Golgi-associated PDZ and coiled-coil motif-containing protein isoform X2, which gives rise to MAAGGPCPAAAGGGPGGASCSVGAPGGVSMFRWLEVLEKEFDKAFVDVDLLLGEIDPDQADITYEGRQKMTSLSSCFAQLCHKAQSVSQINHKLEAQLVDLKSELTETQAEKVVLEKEVHDQLLQLHSIQLQLHAKTGQSVDSGTIKAKLERELEANKKEKMKEAQLEAEVKLLRKENEALRRHIAVLQAEVYGARLAAKYLDKELAGRVQQIQLLGRDMKGPAHDKLWNQLEAEIHLHRHKTVIRACRGRNDLKRPMQAPPGHDQDSLKKSQGVGPIRKVLLLKEDHEGLGISITGGKEHGVPILISEIHPGQPADRCGGLHVGDAILAVNGVNLRDTKHKEAVTILSQQRGEIEFEVVYVAPEVDSDDENVEYEDESGHRYRLYLDELEGGGNPGASCKDPSGEIKVLQGFNKKAVTDTHENGDLGTASETPLDDGASKLDDLHTLYHKKSY